Proteins from a genomic interval of Nocardia sp. BMG51109:
- a CDS encoding Rossmann-like and DUF2520 domain-containing protein: protein MVTSDSSRPDAGRGLSDSGGVSGNDPAPARLTVGIVSAGRVGSAVGAALERAGHVVFGVSAISDASVRRAQTRLPDSRILPAEQVAARSELLVLAVPDSELAGLVAGLAAARAVRPGTIVAHTSGANGIAVLAPLAELGARPLAIHPAMTFTGHDEDVVRLGNACFGITAADEVGYAIAQSLVIEMGGEPVRVPEEHRTLYHAALAHGSNHLVTLIVDAVAALRAALDGPGLLGQQQVDEQPNGLAERILAPLASAALDNALRRGQAALTGPVARGDTEAVAAHLGALDEVDPRLAAGYRALSLRTAERAGADTALIDLLTESRPRRSRRGGPEGESGA, encoded by the coding sequence ATGGTGACCTCTGATTCTTCGCGGCCCGATGCGGGCCGTGGGCTTTCGGACAGCGGCGGTGTTTCGGGGAATGACCCGGCGCCCGCACGCCTGACGGTGGGAATCGTCTCGGCGGGACGCGTGGGTTCGGCCGTCGGCGCGGCGCTGGAGCGTGCCGGGCACGTCGTATTCGGCGTGTCCGCGATTTCGGACGCGTCGGTGCGGCGGGCGCAGACCCGGTTGCCGGATTCCCGGATCCTGCCGGCCGAACAGGTCGCCGCGCGCAGCGAACTGCTGGTGCTGGCGGTACCCGACAGCGAACTGGCCGGTCTGGTCGCCGGTCTGGCGGCGGCGCGGGCGGTGCGCCCGGGCACGATCGTCGCGCACACCTCCGGCGCGAACGGCATCGCGGTGCTGGCGCCGCTGGCCGAACTCGGCGCCCGCCCGCTGGCGATTCATCCGGCGATGACATTCACCGGGCACGACGAGGACGTGGTCCGGCTGGGCAATGCCTGCTTCGGTATCACCGCGGCCGACGAGGTCGGCTACGCCATCGCGCAATCGCTGGTGATCGAGATGGGTGGCGAGCCGGTGCGGGTGCCCGAGGAACATCGCACGCTCTATCACGCGGCGCTGGCCCACGGCAGCAATCACCTGGTCACGCTGATCGTCGACGCGGTCGCCGCGCTGCGGGCGGCGCTCGACGGCCCGGGCCTGCTCGGTCAGCAGCAGGTGGACGAGCAGCCGAACGGGCTGGCCGAGCGCATTCTGGCGCCGCTGGCCTCGGCGGCGCTGGACAACGCGCTGCGGCGCGGACAGGCGGCGCTGACCGGTCCGGTGGCGCGGGGCGACACCGAGGCGGTCGCCGCCCATCTCGGCGCGCTCGACGAGGTCGATCCGCGGCTGGCGGCCGGCTATCGAGCCCTGTCGCTGCGTACGGCCGAACGCGCAGGCGCCGATACCGCGCTGATCGACCTGTTGACGGAATCCCGTCCGCGCCGTTCGCGGCGCGGCGGACCGGAAGGTGAAAGCGGTGCGTGA
- a CDS encoding DUF6779 domain-containing protein yields the protein MVSPSRSSTSRRRRVDAGKLVVGVLILLGLIASVFLVFSHNLQLIRIGLVAALWAAAIGVLAATRYRREAAADQAKVRGLQTVYELQLEKEINARREYELGVEARVREEVGADAAELAALRAELAVLRESLQRLFDGELPVERPALRADAVRIQELPGKRANGNSPEADTWDAWSVPAVPRGSLTPVFESDHPEAPMFASPDDDPVTAETSIVTPDRTRPDFEAWAEAEYEPESDDESGESGRSGSRAWEFEPPSSDAGSADRGADTGAWSNGRTAASAPDTDRPVRLSDRPAVDGAARSSFGDGEARSSFEGGAARSSFEDGATRSSFEDGATRSSFEDSATRSSFEDSATRSSFEDSATRSSFEDGETQPSWSPSAGSRRRRRIESGGDHPGRQLSVAEIMANLRSEQNNSNR from the coding sequence ATGGTTTCACCCTCCCGTAGCAGTACTTCCCGTCGGCGGCGGGTAGACGCGGGAAAATTGGTCGTCGGTGTATTGATTCTGCTCGGTCTGATTGCCAGTGTTTTTCTGGTCTTCAGCCACAACCTGCAACTGATCCGCATCGGCCTGGTGGCGGCCCTGTGGGCGGCCGCGATCGGCGTCCTGGCAGCCACCCGGTACCGCCGCGAGGCGGCCGCTGACCAGGCCAAGGTGCGTGGTTTGCAAACGGTGTACGAGCTACAGCTGGAGAAGGAGATCAACGCCCGCCGCGAGTACGAACTCGGGGTCGAGGCCCGGGTTCGCGAGGAGGTCGGCGCCGACGCCGCCGAACTGGCCGCCCTGCGCGCCGAACTCGCGGTGCTCCGGGAGAGCCTGCAGCGGCTGTTCGACGGCGAACTGCCGGTGGAGCGGCCCGCCCTGCGCGCCGACGCCGTGCGAATTCAGGAACTACCCGGAAAGCGGGCGAACGGTAACTCGCCGGAAGCCGACACCTGGGACGCGTGGAGTGTGCCCGCCGTGCCGCGCGGATCGCTGACGCCGGTCTTCGAGTCCGACCACCCCGAAGCCCCGATGTTCGCCAGCCCCGACGACGATCCGGTGACGGCCGAAACGTCCATCGTGACGCCGGACCGCACCCGGCCGGACTTCGAGGCATGGGCCGAGGCCGAGTACGAGCCCGAGTCCGACGACGAGTCCGGCGAATCCGGTCGATCCGGATCGCGCGCATGGGAATTCGAGCCGCCGTCATCGGATGCCGGATCCGCCGACCGCGGCGCCGATACGGGCGCGTGGAGCAACGGCCGGACCGCTGCCTCCGCTCCGGATACCGATCGTCCCGTTCGGCTGTCCGACCGTCCCGCGGTGGACGGGGCTGCCCGGTCCTCCTTCGGGGACGGTGAGGCTCGGTCCTCCTTCGAGGGCGGGGCTGCCCGGTCCTCCTTCGAGGACGGTGCTACTCGGTCCTCCTTCGAGGACGGTGCTACTCGGTCCTCCTTCGAGGACAGTGCTACTCGGTCCTCCTTCGAGGACAGTGCTACTCGGTCCTCCTTCGAGGACAGTGCTACTCGGTCCTCCTTCGAGGACGGCGAAACCCAGCCCTCGTGGTCGCCGTCGGCGGGTTCGCGTCGCCGCCGCCGCATCGAGTCCGGCGGGGACCATCCGGGCCGCCAGCTGTCGGTGGCCGAGATCATGGCGAATCTCCGCTCGGAGCAGAACAACTCGAACCGCTGA
- a CDS encoding DUF3180 domain-containing protein, producing MKPTRLLDLTANVLLAAVVAWVATRWAYSSFPSISVIAGASLYPVAALEVVLAFLVRSRVQDQRVGDGPKDLHPITVARAVALAKASAQVGSLAAGVWLGFLVWVFPQRSTLRAAAADTPGAIIGLVAGVLLVAAALWLEHCCRAPIDPPDEPAT from the coding sequence ATGAAGCCGACCCGGCTGCTGGATCTGACGGCGAATGTGCTGCTGGCGGCGGTTGTCGCCTGGGTAGCCACGCGCTGGGCGTATTCCAGCTTTCCGTCCATCTCCGTGATCGCCGGCGCGTCCCTGTATCCGGTGGCCGCGCTGGAGGTGGTGCTGGCGTTCCTCGTCCGGTCCCGGGTGCAGGATCAGCGCGTCGGGGACGGCCCGAAGGATCTGCATCCGATCACCGTGGCGCGGGCGGTGGCGCTGGCCAAGGCGTCGGCGCAGGTGGGTTCGCTGGCCGCCGGCGTCTGGCTGGGTTTCCTCGTCTGGGTGTTCCCGCAGCGGTCGACGCTGCGCGCGGCGGCCGCGGACACCCCGGGCGCGATCATCGGCCTCGTGGCCGGCGTGCTGCTGGTGGCGGCCGCGCTGTGGCTGGAGCATTGCTGTCGCGCGCCGATCGACCCTCCGGACGAACCGGCAACGTGA
- the folK gene encoding 2-amino-4-hydroxy-6-hydroxymethyldihydropteridine diphosphokinase, translating to MSRAVLSIGSNMGDRRAHLRSVVDAFAPHLVAVSSVYETAPWGPVPQEPYLNAILLVDDPVASPWDWLRRGRDLERAADRVREVRWGARTLDVDVIRCEERRTDGAHPVRSTDPELTLPHPQAHHRAFVLVPWLEADPGAVLEVSEEPRPVRELLAALHPAERAGVHRTELTLRPAAPERPESDRTRS from the coding sequence ATGAGTCGCGCCGTACTGTCGATCGGATCGAATATGGGCGACCGCCGGGCGCATCTGCGCAGCGTGGTCGACGCATTCGCCCCGCACCTCGTCGCGGTGTCCTCGGTGTACGAGACCGCACCGTGGGGCCCGGTGCCGCAGGAGCCCTATCTCAACGCGATCCTGCTGGTCGACGATCCGGTGGCGAGTCCGTGGGACTGGCTGCGACGCGGTCGGGACCTGGAGCGGGCCGCGGACCGGGTGCGCGAAGTGCGCTGGGGCGCACGGACTCTCGACGTCGACGTGATCCGGTGCGAGGAGCGGCGGACCGATGGCGCCCACCCGGTCCGCAGTACCGATCCGGAGCTCACGCTGCCGCATCCGCAGGCGCACCATCGCGCGTTCGTGCTGGTGCCGTGGCTCGAGGCGGATCCCGGGGCGGTGCTCGAGGTATCCGAGGAGCCGCGCCCGGTGCGGGAACTGCTGGCCGCCTTGCACCCCGCCGAGCGCGCCGGGGTGCACCGCACCGAACTGACGCTGCGACCGGCCGCGCCGGAGCGGCCGGAATCCGATCGGACCCGGTCATGA
- the folB gene encoding dihydroneopterin aldolase has product MTDRRSERGPADSDRIELRGLRAFGHHGCFDFERRDGQEFIVDITLRLDLAAAAATDDLAATVDYGALAGRAVAIVQGPARNLIETVAAEIADDVMADARVAAAEVVVHKPSAPIPHTFGDVRVVAVRSRTDGADAVPARAGSGSRTGTVG; this is encoded by the coding sequence ATGACCGATCGGCGGAGCGAGCGCGGCCCGGCCGATTCCGACCGCATCGAGCTGCGCGGGCTGCGCGCCTTCGGGCACCACGGCTGCTTCGATTTCGAGCGTCGCGACGGTCAGGAGTTCATCGTCGACATCACCCTCCGGCTGGATCTCGCGGCGGCCGCGGCCACCGACGATCTCGCCGCCACCGTCGACTACGGCGCCCTGGCGGGCCGGGCGGTGGCGATCGTGCAGGGCCCGGCGCGCAATCTCATCGAGACGGTGGCCGCCGAGATCGCCGACGACGTGATGGCCGATGCGCGCGTCGCCGCCGCCGAGGTGGTCGTGCACAAGCCGTCGGCGCCGATTCCGCACACCTTCGGCGACGTCCGAGTGGTGGCCGTGCGCAGCCGCACCGACGGCGCGGACGCGGTGCCGGCGCGGGCCGGGTCGGGCAGTCGCACGGGAACGGTCGGATGA
- the folP gene encoding dihydropteroate synthase, whose amino-acid sequence MTGLITPRAGRSCVVMGVVNVTSDSFSDGGRYLDPALAVEHGVRLYEQGADIIDVGGESTRPGAVRVDPETEASRVVPVIRELVAAGVPTSVDTMRARVADAAVDAGVGVINDVSGGRADPDMVKVVASAEVPWILMHWRADADYRHTGPADRYDDVVAEVLAELSVQVDLAMAAGVHPSRLVLDPGLGFAKNAEHNWALLGALPELTAQGLPILIGASRKRFLGALLADGEALRPPDGREVATATISALAAEHGAWGVRVHDVRSSLDAVAVTDAWSARRRAKGAAR is encoded by the coding sequence ATGACCGGTCTGATCACTCCGCGTGCGGGGCGCTCCTGTGTGGTGATGGGGGTCGTCAACGTCACCAGCGATTCGTTCTCCGATGGCGGCCGCTATCTGGACCCGGCGCTGGCGGTCGAACACGGGGTGCGGCTGTACGAGCAGGGGGCCGACATCATCGACGTGGGCGGCGAGTCGACCCGCCCGGGTGCGGTCCGCGTCGATCCGGAGACCGAGGCGTCCCGGGTGGTTCCGGTGATCCGGGAACTGGTCGCGGCCGGCGTTCCGACCAGCGTGGACACCATGCGGGCGCGGGTGGCCGACGCCGCGGTCGATGCCGGGGTCGGCGTGATCAACGACGTATCGGGCGGGCGGGCCGATCCGGATATGGTGAAAGTCGTTGCGTCGGCGGAGGTCCCGTGGATCCTCATGCATTGGCGCGCCGATGCCGACTATCGGCACACCGGTCCGGCCGACCGGTACGACGACGTGGTCGCCGAGGTACTGGCGGAGTTGTCGGTCCAGGTGGATCTGGCCATGGCGGCGGGTGTGCATCCGAGCCGGCTGGTGCTGGATCCGGGATTGGGCTTCGCCAAGAACGCCGAGCACAACTGGGCCCTGCTCGGCGCGCTGCCGGAGCTGACCGCGCAGGGGCTGCCGATCCTGATCGGCGCCTCCCGCAAGCGGTTCCTGGGGGCCCTGCTGGCGGACGGCGAGGCCCTGCGGCCTCCCGACGGCCGCGAGGTCGCGACCGCCACCATCTCGGCGCTGGCGGCCGAGCACGGCGCATGGGGCGTGCGGGTGCACGACGTGCGTTCTTCGCTGGACGCCGTCGCCGTCACCGACGCCTGGTCGGCCCGGCGCCGCGCGAAAGGGGCCGCTCGATGA
- the folE gene encoding GTP cyclohydrolase I FolE, whose amino-acid sequence MPGASSTELWRCPRVSVNNRVVAGSDGSSSAVAAGDVALHTGRPFDQDRAEAAVRELLIAVGEDPDRPGLADTPARVARAYREMFTGLYTEPDSVLNTTFDEGHQELVLVRDIPLYSTCEHHLVAFHGVAHVGYIPGPHGRVTGLSKLARLVDLYAKRPQVQERLTSQIADAVMRKLDPRGAIVVVEAEHLCMAMRGIRKPGASTTTSAVRGLLQTSASSRAEALDLILRK is encoded by the coding sequence ATGCCGGGCGCGTCGAGTACTGAGTTGTGGAGGTGTCCTCGAGTGTCGGTCAACAACCGTGTCGTTGCCGGGTCCGATGGGTCGTCCTCCGCGGTCGCGGCGGGTGACGTCGCGCTCCACACCGGGCGGCCGTTCGATCAGGATCGGGCCGAGGCGGCCGTGCGGGAGTTGTTGATCGCGGTCGGCGAGGATCCGGACCGTCCGGGCCTGGCCGATACGCCGGCCCGGGTCGCGCGCGCCTACCGGGAGATGTTCACGGGCCTGTACACCGAACCGGATTCGGTGCTGAACACCACCTTCGACGAGGGACATCAGGAGCTGGTCCTGGTGCGCGACATTCCGCTGTACTCCACCTGCGAACATCACCTGGTGGCATTCCACGGTGTCGCGCACGTCGGGTATATCCCGGGCCCGCACGGGCGGGTCACCGGCCTGTCGAAGCTGGCCCGGCTGGTGGACCTGTATGCCAAGCGGCCGCAGGTGCAGGAGCGGCTCACCAGCCAGATCGCCGACGCGGTGATGCGCAAGCTGGATCCGCGCGGGGCCATCGTGGTGGTCGAGGCCGAACATCTGTGCATGGCGATGCGGGGCATCCGCAAGCCCGGCGCCAGCACCACCACCTCCGCGGTGCGCGGCCTGCTGCAGACCAGCGCGTCCTCGCGCGCGGAGGCCCTCGACCTGATCCTGCGTAAGTGA
- the ftsH gene encoding ATP-dependent zinc metalloprotease FtsH, with translation MNRKTVFRNLAIVAGILLVIYLVTYFSNDTRGWKNVDTSVALTQLQDKSNVKQVQIDDKEQQLRITLNKGNDATGGQAQIIAKYPGGSEVSSQILRDVQNSGAPYNTSVKQDSWFTQVLLFVLPMVILLGLFVFVMARMQGGGRGGMMGFGKSKAKQLSKDMPKTTFADVAGADEAVEELYEIKDFLQSPARYQALGAKIPKGVLLYGPPGTGKTLLARAVAGEAGVPFFTISGSDFVEMFVGVGASRVRDLFDQAKQNSPCIIFVDEIDAVGRQRGAGLGGGHDEREQTLNQLLVEMDGFGDRTGVIIIAATNRPDILDPALLRPGRFDRQIPVSNPDLAGRRAILRVHSQGKPIAPDADLDGLAKRTVGMSGADLANVINEAALLTAREHGNVITGPALEESVDRVIGGPRRKSRIISEHEKKITAYHEGGHALAAWAMPDIEPVYKVTILARGRTGGHAMTVPEDDKGLMTRSEMISRLVMAMGGRAAEELVFHEPTTGASSDIDQATKIARAMVTEYGMSARLGAVRYGQEQGDPFLGRTMGTASDYSHEVAREIDEEVRNLIEAAHTEAWAILNDYRDELDSLATALLENETLHRRELEGVLSTVDKRPRITAFNDFGERVPSDRPPVKTPRELAAERGEPWPDEQEQAVRKAAAQPVPANGYPPEGYPNPQPGYNQPAPRPAGYQQPAYPRQSGGTHGSRPDYGAPAGWSAPGWPPQEDPQSGRPGSGPQGSAAPGYGGGPGGWAPGGGQRYGRPGWGRPGDQEGYPQPNGEGEGGDWDGPNGRH, from the coding sequence ATGAACCGCAAGACAGTGTTCCGCAACCTGGCCATAGTCGCGGGCATCCTGCTCGTGATCTACCTGGTCACGTACTTCAGCAACGACACACGCGGCTGGAAGAACGTCGACACGTCGGTGGCGCTCACCCAGCTCCAGGACAAGTCCAATGTCAAGCAGGTCCAGATCGATGACAAGGAACAGCAGCTTCGCATCACCCTGAACAAGGGCAACGACGCGACCGGCGGCCAGGCCCAGATCATCGCCAAATATCCGGGCGGCAGCGAGGTCTCCTCGCAGATCCTGAGAGACGTTCAGAACTCGGGCGCGCCGTACAACACCAGCGTCAAGCAGGACAGCTGGTTCACCCAGGTGCTGCTGTTCGTGCTACCGATGGTGATCCTGCTGGGGTTGTTCGTCTTCGTCATGGCCCGCATGCAGGGCGGTGGTCGCGGCGGCATGATGGGCTTCGGCAAGTCCAAGGCCAAACAATTGTCCAAGGACATGCCCAAGACCACGTTCGCCGACGTGGCCGGCGCCGACGAGGCGGTCGAGGAGCTCTACGAGATCAAGGACTTCCTGCAGAGCCCGGCCCGCTACCAGGCGCTGGGGGCCAAGATCCCCAAGGGCGTGCTGCTGTACGGCCCGCCCGGCACCGGTAAGACGCTGCTCGCCCGCGCCGTCGCCGGTGAGGCCGGTGTGCCGTTCTTCACCATTTCCGGGTCGGACTTCGTGGAGATGTTCGTCGGTGTCGGCGCGTCCCGCGTGCGCGACCTGTTCGACCAGGCCAAACAGAACAGCCCGTGCATCATCTTCGTCGACGAGATCGACGCGGTCGGCCGTCAGCGCGGCGCCGGCCTCGGCGGTGGCCACGACGAGCGCGAGCAGACCCTGAACCAGTTGCTGGTCGAGATGGACGGCTTCGGCGACCGCACCGGTGTGATCATCATCGCGGCCACCAACCGCCCCGACATCCTGGATCCGGCACTGCTGCGGCCGGGCCGCTTCGATCGCCAGATTCCGGTCAGCAATCCGGATCTCGCCGGTCGGCGCGCCATCCTGCGGGTGCATTCGCAGGGCAAGCCGATAGCGCCCGACGCCGACCTGGACGGCCTGGCCAAGCGGACCGTCGGCATGTCCGGCGCCGACCTGGCCAACGTCATCAACGAGGCCGCGCTGCTCACCGCGCGCGAGCACGGCAACGTCATCACCGGTCCGGCGCTGGAGGAGTCGGTCGACCGCGTGATCGGCGGTCCGCGCCGCAAGAGCCGCATCATCAGCGAGCACGAGAAGAAGATCACCGCGTATCACGAGGGCGGCCACGCCCTGGCCGCGTGGGCGATGCCCGATATCGAGCCGGTCTACAAGGTGACGATTCTGGCCCGCGGCCGCACCGGCGGTCACGCGATGACCGTGCCCGAGGACGACAAGGGCCTGATGACGCGCTCGGAGATGATCTCCCGCCTGGTGATGGCGATGGGGGGCCGCGCCGCCGAGGAACTGGTGTTCCACGAGCCGACCACCGGCGCCTCCTCCGATATCGACCAGGCCACCAAGATCGCCCGCGCGATGGTGACCGAATACGGCATGAGCGCGCGGCTGGGCGCCGTCCGCTACGGGCAGGAACAGGGCGATCCGTTCCTCGGCCGCACGATGGGCACGGCCTCGGACTACTCGCACGAGGTCGCCCGCGAGATCGACGAGGAGGTGCGCAACCTCATAGAGGCCGCGCACACCGAGGCGTGGGCGATCCTCAACGATTACCGCGACGAGCTGGACAGCCTGGCCACCGCGCTGCTGGAGAACGAGACCCTGCATCGCCGGGAGCTCGAGGGCGTCCTGTCGACCGTCGACAAGCGGCCGCGGATAACGGCGTTCAACGACTTCGGCGAGCGCGTCCCGTCCGACCGGCCGCCGGTGAAGACGCCGCGCGAGCTGGCCGCCGAGCGCGGCGAGCCGTGGCCCGACGAGCAGGAGCAGGCGGTGCGGAAGGCCGCCGCGCAACCGGTTCCGGCCAACGGCTATCCGCCGGAGGGCTACCCGAATCCGCAGCCGGGCTACAACCAGCCGGCTCCGCGACCGGCGGGCTATCAGCAACCCGCGTATCCGCGTCAGAGCGGCGGTACGCACGGGTCGCGGCCCGATTACGGCGCCCCGGCCGGATGGTCGGCGCCGGGCTGGCCGCCGCAGGAGGATCCGCAGTCCGGCCGGCCCGGTTCGGGTCCCCAGGGCTCGGCCGCCCCTGGTTACGGCGGCGGGCCGGGCGGCTGGGCGCCGGGTGGCGGCCAGCGCTACGGGCGCCCGGGCTGGGGCCGTCCCGGTGATCAGGAGGGCTACCCGCAGCCGAACGGCGAGGGGGAAGGCGGCGACTGGGACGGACCGAACGGACGGCACTGA
- a CDS encoding DUF1266 domain-containing protein, whose amino-acid sequence MAARDVPTLTTFPYEELDRREEDHWSGAQVSDDELRALSLGAFYSSRWDAFHDALLLGPEREHPMGDRRELAIDTLTGAWGITDGTEAMASMEQLLDGMHSPLYALVHPLVSASINAPERDRFGERADRHRAFLRQVGSFRGMDNPEALVRDYDIWSQAIKLGLIEHLVQPLPSDIEAWDLARVVAVARMAFTAGYLDADVAWDYVMRTLAPAQRRYRNWRQFGDSFLTGWTYWQACEDLAELKSGGVDRRMELVRLWMRPTSPWRRISLQPSD is encoded by the coding sequence ATGGCTGCCCGCGACGTCCCGACGCTGACCACCTTCCCCTACGAAGAGCTGGACCGGCGCGAGGAGGACCATTGGTCCGGTGCGCAGGTCTCCGACGACGAGCTGCGCGCGCTGTCGCTGGGCGCGTTCTATTCGTCGCGCTGGGACGCCTTCCACGATGCGCTGCTGCTGGGCCCCGAGCGCGAGCATCCGATGGGCGACCGTCGCGAGCTGGCCATCGACACCCTCACCGGCGCCTGGGGCATCACCGACGGCACCGAGGCGATGGCCTCGATGGAGCAGCTGCTCGACGGCATGCACTCTCCGCTGTACGCCCTGGTGCACCCGCTGGTGTCGGCCTCCATCAACGCCCCGGAGCGCGACCGGTTCGGCGAGCGCGCCGACCGGCACCGCGCGTTCCTGCGGCAGGTCGGCTCGTTCCGCGGCATGGACAATCCCGAGGCGCTGGTGCGCGACTACGACATCTGGTCGCAGGCGATCAAGCTCGGCCTGATCGAGCACCTGGTGCAGCCGCTGCCCTCCGATATCGAGGCGTGGGATCTGGCCCGGGTGGTGGCGGTGGCGCGGATGGCGTTCACCGCCGGCTACCTCGATGCCGATGTGGCCTGGGACTACGTGATGCGGACGCTGGCGCCGGCGCAGCGCCGGTACCGCAACTGGCGGCAGTTCGGTGATTCGTTCCTGACCGGCTGGACCTACTGGCAGGCGTGCGAGGATCTGGCCGAACTCAAGTCCGGCGGGGTGGACCGCCGCATGGAGCTGGTCCGGCTGTGGATGCGCCCGACCAGCCCGTGGCGTCGAATCTCGTTGCAGCCCAGCGACTGA
- a CDS encoding DUF2277 domain-containing protein: protein MSGNITVLRGLEPPATEQEIYAAAQEYVRKVGGLSGLSSTTKPAFDKAVAAVAAATTTLLSELPERGLPPTTDSPLRR from the coding sequence ATGAGTGGAAACATCACCGTCCTGCGTGGGCTCGAGCCCCCTGCGACAGAGCAGGAAATATACGCGGCCGCACAGGAATACGTGCGGAAGGTCGGTGGGCTGTCCGGCCTGTCGTCCACTACGAAGCCCGCCTTCGACAAGGCCGTGGCGGCCGTCGCGGCGGCAACCACCACGCTGCTGTCGGAGCTGCCGGAGCGCGGCCTGCCGCCCACCACCGATTCGCCCCTGCGTCGCTGA
- a CDS encoding DUF294 nucleotidyltransferase-like domain-containing protein, translated as MPVRRWIVDFVAETLRTETLEHAVHRLDESIIRRIPELADREMRRDLEASTRAHALVVLGGDAGADRS; from the coding sequence GTGCCGGTTCGCCGGTGGATCGTCGACTTCGTCGCCGAGACCCTGCGCACCGAAACCCTCGAACACGCGGTGCACCGGCTCGACGAGTCGATCATCCGGCGCATCCCGGAATTGGCCGATCGTGAAATGCGCCGGGATCTGGAGGCGAGCACCCGGGCACACGCCCTGGTGGTCCTCGGCGGCGATGCGGGCGCTGATCGATCGTGA
- a CDS encoding aldehyde dehydrogenase family protein produces MEVHNPATGEEVGRVTVDSADEVAAKVDRLRQHQPEWEAIGPAGRKRWLLKLQDWLIDNTDHLADVLQSETGKPRMDALIDPGFAVDLIGYYARRAGKFLADEHPSPHSPLARVKRLTTVYRPYPVVGVITPWNFPLAMPALDVIPALAAGAAVLLKPSEVTPLSALELARGWSEIGAPPVLSVSTGAAETGAAVVNTVDYVQFTGSTRTGRAIAAACAERLVPYSLELGGKDPALVLADADLDRAAYGIAFGGLFNAGQVCISVERVYVEAPVYDEFVTKLTEHVRELRQGADGRESRYDIGALASHAQRDVVTRHVDDAIAKGARAVTGGRPTGVGTFFEPTVLVDVDHGMACMTEETFGPTLPVMKVADEAEAVALANDSIYGLSASVWTGDRARGERIARQLDAGAVNVNDVFANLFNFALPMGGWQQSGVGARWGGAEGLRKYCRKQAVTAPILPTQQKELFWFPYSTRKLGFALTAMRAAGARGLRRLGVRDVINTVGGKGK; encoded by the coding sequence ATCGAGGTTCACAACCCCGCGACCGGCGAGGAGGTCGGCCGGGTGACCGTGGATTCCGCGGACGAGGTCGCGGCGAAGGTCGATCGGTTGCGGCAGCACCAGCCGGAATGGGAGGCCATCGGTCCCGCGGGCCGCAAGCGGTGGCTGCTGAAGTTGCAGGACTGGCTGATCGACAACACCGATCACCTGGCCGACGTGCTGCAGTCGGAGACCGGCAAGCCGCGGATGGACGCGCTCATCGACCCCGGCTTCGCGGTGGATCTGATCGGCTACTACGCGCGCCGGGCCGGGAAGTTCCTCGCCGACGAGCATCCGTCACCGCACAGCCCGCTGGCCCGGGTCAAGCGGCTCACCACCGTCTATCGGCCGTACCCGGTCGTCGGGGTGATCACGCCCTGGAACTTCCCGCTGGCCATGCCTGCACTGGACGTGATTCCGGCGCTCGCGGCGGGCGCCGCGGTACTGCTCAAGCCGTCGGAGGTGACGCCGCTGTCGGCCCTGGAGCTGGCCCGCGGCTGGTCCGAGATCGGCGCGCCGCCGGTGCTGTCGGTGTCCACCGGCGCCGCGGAAACCGGTGCGGCCGTGGTGAATACCGTCGATTACGTGCAGTTCACCGGATCCACCCGGACCGGCCGGGCGATCGCCGCGGCATGCGCGGAGCGGCTCGTTCCCTACAGCCTGGAGCTCGGTGGCAAGGATCCGGCGCTGGTGCTCGCCGACGCCGATCTCGATCGCGCCGCCTACGGCATCGCGTTCGGTGGCCTGTTCAATGCCGGGCAGGTGTGCATCTCGGTGGAGCGGGTGTACGTCGAGGCACCGGTGTACGACGAATTCGTCACCAAGCTGACCGAGCACGTCCGCGAATTACGCCAGGGCGCCGACGGCCGCGAATCCCGTTACGACATCGGCGCTCTCGCCAGTCACGCGCAGCGCGACGTCGTAACCCGCCACGTCGATGACGCGATCGCCAAGGGCGCGAGGGCCGTGACCGGAGGCAGGCCGACCGGCGTCGGCACCTTCTTCGAACCGACCGTGCTGGTGGATGTCGACCACGGCATGGCGTGCATGACCGAGGAGACCTTCGGCCCGACCCTGCCGGTCATGAAGGTGGCCGACGAGGCCGAAGCCGTTGCGCTGGCGAATGATTCGATCTACGGGCTGTCGGCGTCGGTGTGGACCGGCGACCGGGCGCGCGGCGAACGCATTGCGCGGCAACTGGATGCGGGCGCGGTGAACGTCAACGACGTCTTCGCCAACCTGTTCAACTTCGCGCTGCCGATGGGTGGCTGGCAGCAGTCCGGCGTCGGCGCCCGGTGGGGCGGCGCGGAGGGGCTGCGGAAGTACTGCCGCAAGCAGGCGGTCACCGCCCCGATACTGCCGACCCAGCAGAAGGAACTGTTCTGGTTCCCCTACAGCACAAGGAAACTCGGCTTCGCGTTGACGGCCATGCGCGCGGCCGGCGCCCGCGGCCTGCGGCGCCTGGGAGTCCGGGACGTGATCAACACCGTGGGAGGTAAGGGCAAGTGA